Proteins encoded in a region of the Nocardia asteroides genome:
- a CDS encoding crotonase/enoyl-CoA hydratase family protein, with the protein MTDSDIQADDGAGAWYHDWTETPDSPWTGRPEPDAAREYRTLTYERDGRIARITFNRPDKGNAITPDTPQDLAHAVERADLDPRVHVILLSGRGKGFCGGYDLSLFAEQSFAVAGGPGDAAGTVVDPVVQGRNHDPARTWDPMIDYAMMSRFNRGFASLMQANKPTVAKLHGFAVAGGSDIALFADQIICADDAKIGYPPTRVWGVPAAGMWAHRLGDQRAKRLLFTGDCLTGKQAVEWGLAIESWPADELDARTEEFVARIARMPINQLMMAKLALNSALYAQGVANSGMISTVFDGISRHTREGYAFQERAVTAGFRAAVRERDEPFGDHKRRGARE; encoded by the coding sequence ATGACCGACAGTGACATCCAGGCCGATGACGGTGCGGGCGCGTGGTATCACGATTGGACGGAGACGCCGGATTCGCCGTGGACGGGCCGCCCGGAGCCGGACGCCGCGCGCGAGTACCGGACACTCACCTACGAGCGAGACGGCCGTATCGCGCGCATCACCTTCAACCGCCCGGACAAGGGCAACGCCATCACCCCCGACACCCCGCAGGACCTGGCGCACGCGGTCGAACGCGCCGATCTGGACCCGCGGGTGCACGTGATCCTGTTGTCCGGGCGCGGCAAGGGATTCTGCGGGGGATACGACCTGAGCCTGTTCGCCGAGCAGAGTTTCGCGGTGGCGGGCGGTCCCGGCGACGCGGCGGGGACGGTCGTCGACCCGGTGGTCCAGGGCCGCAACCACGACCCGGCGCGGACCTGGGATCCGATGATCGACTACGCGATGATGAGCCGGTTCAATCGCGGTTTCGCCAGCCTGATGCAGGCGAACAAACCGACCGTGGCCAAGCTGCACGGCTTCGCGGTGGCGGGCGGCAGTGACATCGCCCTGTTCGCCGACCAGATCATCTGCGCCGACGACGCCAAGATCGGCTATCCGCCCACCCGGGTCTGGGGCGTTCCCGCGGCGGGAATGTGGGCGCATCGCCTCGGTGACCAGCGCGCCAAGCGCCTGCTGTTCACCGGGGACTGTCTCACCGGAAAACAGGCGGTCGAATGGGGCCTGGCGATCGAATCCTGGCCCGCCGACGAACTCGACGCGCGCACCGAGGAATTCGTCGCGCGCATCGCGCGCATGCCGATCAACCAGCTGATGATGGCCAAACTGGCGCTGAACTCGGCGCTGTACGCCCAGGGAGTGGCGAACTCCGGCATGATCAGCACCGTCTTCGACGGCATCTCCCGGCACACCAGGGAGGGCTACGCCTTCCAGGAGCGGGCCGTCACCGCGGGCTTCCGCGCGGCCGTCCGGGAACGCGACGAACCGTTCGGCGATCACAAGCGGCGTGGGGCGCGGGAGTGA
- a CDS encoding TetR/AcrR family transcriptional regulator gives MAGVREEQKRATRVRILEAAADLLAEQGYRALSTLSVQRAAGVSRGALLHHFPTIGALIAELVGHLVARNEAAVREVATGLGAGADPTVRALTALYESMARPAAQAEFELWAAARTDPALAEALRAAERKAGRDLHRVVDTLFDPDIVAHPRYPAVRDLTIAILRGTAMSRPLRTTERAATATIDQWAQAMNVLLTQG, from the coding sequence ATGGCCGGAGTGCGCGAGGAGCAGAAGCGGGCGACCCGGGTTCGCATCCTCGAGGCCGCCGCCGACCTGCTGGCCGAGCAGGGATACCGGGCACTGTCCACCCTGTCCGTGCAGCGCGCGGCCGGTGTCAGCCGCGGAGCGCTGCTGCATCACTTCCCGACCATCGGCGCGTTGATCGCCGAACTGGTCGGCCATCTGGTCGCGCGAAACGAGGCGGCCGTTCGCGAAGTCGCGACCGGACTCGGCGCCGGGGCCGATCCCACCGTGCGCGCCTTGACCGCCCTGTACGAGTCGATGGCCCGGCCGGCGGCACAAGCCGAATTCGAACTGTGGGCGGCCGCGCGGACCGATCCCGCGCTTGCCGAGGCGTTGCGCGCGGCCGAACGAAAAGCCGGGCGCGACTTGCACCGCGTAGTGGACACCCTGTTCGATCCGGACATTGTCGCCCATCCGCGCTATCCGGCCGTTCGCGATCTCACCATCGCGATACTGCGCGGCACCGCGATGTCCCGCCCACTGCGCACCACCGAGCGCGCCGCCACGGCAACCATCGATCAATGGGCGCAGGCCATGAACGTCTTGCTCACACAAGGCTGA
- a CDS encoding cutinase family protein, translated as MRSKWISAAIGITAMALSCVGPGSGPALATPDCPSMYVVAIPGTWETTDHPDNERPGPGMLAGVTNGLPPSVRVDYVSYAATAFPWESDVYGASKREAVDNARGLIAAMARECGATKIALLGYSQGADAAGDLAAEIGTGIGVVPPHRIVAVGLLSDPRRSPTDALVGPPVGGAGAGGPRIGGFGFLTPQTRTICAIGDLYCSTASDDFVTRFAGFLAQTSYPDPAYLWRYQLEMGAIVGDLMSNGGLPVLQSQLSESANQERARLLDEFYRSEAHTAYGSYPVGGGATALSWMHDWLASLA; from the coding sequence ATGCGATCGAAGTGGATCTCGGCGGCCATCGGTATCACGGCGATGGCGCTGTCGTGTGTGGGACCGGGCAGCGGACCCGCCCTCGCCACACCGGACTGTCCGAGCATGTACGTCGTGGCGATCCCGGGAACATGGGAGACCACGGACCATCCGGACAACGAGCGACCCGGGCCCGGGATGCTGGCCGGAGTCACCAATGGCCTGCCGCCCTCGGTGCGCGTGGACTACGTCAGCTACGCCGCGACCGCGTTCCCCTGGGAGAGCGACGTCTATGGCGCTTCCAAGCGCGAAGCCGTGGACAATGCCCGCGGCTTGATCGCGGCGATGGCCAGGGAATGCGGTGCGACCAAGATCGCGCTGCTCGGCTACAGCCAGGGTGCGGACGCCGCGGGCGATCTCGCCGCCGAGATCGGCACCGGCATCGGCGTGGTGCCACCGCATCGGATTGTCGCGGTCGGACTCCTGTCCGACCCACGCCGCTCCCCCACTGATGCGCTGGTCGGCCCGCCGGTGGGCGGCGCGGGAGCGGGCGGCCCGCGCATCGGCGGATTCGGTTTCCTCACCCCGCAAACCCGCACCATCTGCGCGATCGGCGACCTTTACTGCTCCACGGCCTCCGACGATTTCGTGACCCGCTTCGCGGGCTTCCTGGCCCAGACCTCCTATCCCGACCCGGCCTATCTCTGGCGCTACCAGCTCGAAATGGGCGCCATCGTCGGCGATCTGATGTCCAACGGCGGACTCCCGGTGCTGCAGAGCCAGCTGTCGGAGTCGGCCAACCAGGAACGCGCGCGGCTGCTGGACGAGTTCTACCGCTCCGAGGCGCACACCGCCTACGGCAGCTACCCCGTCGGCGGCGGAGCTACCGCCCTGTCGTGGATGCACGACTGGCTGGCCTCGCTGGCCTGA
- a CDS encoding LLM class flavin-dependent oxidoreductase: MQFGIFTVGDVTTDPTTGRTPSEHERITAMVTIARKAEEVGLDVFATGEHHNRPFVPSSPTTMLGYIAARTERLQLSTATTLITTNDPVKIAEDFAMLQHLSEGRVDLMLGRGNTGPVYPWFGKDIRDGIALAIENYHLLHRLWREDVVDWEGKFRTPLQSFTSTPRPLDDVAPFVWHGSIRSPEIAEQAAYYGDGFFANNIFWPKEHFQRLIALYRQRYEHYGHGSADQAIVGLGGQVFMRKNSQDAVREFRPYFDNAPVYGHGPSLEEFTEQTPLTVGSPQEVIDKTLTFRESFGDYQRQLFLMDHAGLPLKTVLEQLDLLGGEVVPVLRKEFAALRPAHVPDAPTHASLVAARDAALEATR; this comes from the coding sequence GTGCAGTTCGGAATCTTCACGGTCGGTGATGTGACGACCGACCCGACGACCGGCCGGACGCCGAGTGAGCACGAGCGCATCACGGCCATGGTGACGATCGCGCGCAAGGCCGAAGAGGTCGGGCTGGACGTGTTCGCCACCGGCGAGCACCACAACCGGCCGTTCGTGCCGTCGTCGCCGACGACGATGCTCGGCTACATCGCGGCGCGCACCGAGCGGCTCCAACTCTCCACCGCGACGACGCTGATCACGACGAACGATCCGGTGAAGATCGCCGAGGACTTCGCCATGCTCCAGCACCTGTCCGAGGGACGGGTGGACCTGATGCTCGGCCGTGGCAACACCGGACCGGTCTACCCTTGGTTCGGCAAGGACATCCGCGACGGCATCGCGCTGGCGATCGAGAACTACCACCTGTTGCACCGGCTCTGGCGCGAGGACGTGGTCGACTGGGAGGGCAAGTTCCGCACGCCGTTGCAGTCGTTCACCTCGACGCCGCGCCCGCTGGACGACGTAGCGCCGTTCGTGTGGCACGGCTCGATCCGCAGCCCGGAGATCGCCGAGCAGGCGGCCTACTACGGCGACGGATTCTTCGCCAACAACATCTTCTGGCCGAAAGAACACTTCCAGCGGCTGATCGCGCTGTATCGGCAGCGCTACGAGCACTACGGTCACGGGTCGGCCGACCAGGCGATCGTCGGGCTCGGCGGACAGGTGTTCATGCGCAAGAACTCACAGGACGCGGTACGCGAGTTCCGTCCCTACTTCGACAACGCGCCGGTGTACGGGCACGGCCCCTCGCTGGAGGAGTTCACCGAGCAGACACCGCTCACCGTCGGCAGCCCACAGGAGGTCATCGACAAGACGCTCACCTTCCGGGAGTCTTTCGGCGACTACCAGCGCCAACTGTTCCTGATGGACCACGCGGGGCTGCCGCTGAAGACCGTGCTGGAACAACTGGACCTACTCGGCGGAGAGGTGGTCCCGGTGCTGCGCAAGGAATTCGCGGCGCTGCGCCCGGCGCATGTTCCGGACGCGCCGACGCACGCGAGCCTGGTCGCCGCCCGCGACGCCGCCCTGGAGGCGACCCGATGA
- a CDS encoding FMN reductase, whose amino-acid sequence MTRIAIVSAGLSQPSSTRLLADRLAAATGEALTASGADVTFDVVEVREHARDLADNLLTGFAPSTLRATIDSVSSADGLIAVTPIFNASYSGLFKTFFDVLEPDALAGMPVLLGATGGSARHSLALEHALRPMFSYLHAVVAPTSVYAASEDWASAAAGGLRSRIDRAAGEFAAMLTTTPRARAADPYDEPVPFAQMLGTH is encoded by the coding sequence ATGACCCGCATCGCGATCGTTTCCGCGGGCCTGTCCCAGCCCTCGTCGACCCGGCTGCTCGCCGATCGGCTCGCCGCCGCCACCGGCGAGGCACTGACCGCGTCCGGTGCGGATGTGACATTCGACGTCGTCGAAGTACGTGAGCACGCCCGCGATCTGGCCGACAACCTGCTCACCGGATTCGCCCCCAGTACTCTGCGCGCGACGATCGACAGCGTGTCCAGCGCCGACGGGTTGATCGCCGTCACGCCGATCTTCAACGCCTCCTACAGCGGCCTGTTCAAGACGTTCTTCGACGTACTGGAACCGGACGCGCTGGCAGGGATGCCGGTGCTGCTCGGCGCGACCGGCGGCTCGGCACGCCACTCGCTGGCGTTGGAGCACGCACTGCGTCCGATGTTCAGCTATCTGCACGCGGTGGTCGCGCCCACCTCCGTGTACGCGGCGTCCGAGGACTGGGCGTCCGCGGCGGCGGGCGGATTGCGTAGCAGAATCGACCGCGCCGCCGGGGAGTTCGCCGCCATGCTGACCACCACCCCACGAGCGCGCGCCGCCGATCCGTACGACGAGCCGGTACCGTTCGCGCAAATGCTCGGCACCCACTGA
- a CDS encoding YceI family protein, translating to MSTTTTNTLTAGTWVIDPAHSTLGFSVRHLMVSKVRGRFTDFSGRLVIAEDGSASAEAEIRVDSVTTDNEQRDAHLRTADFFQAEQFPVATFKSTGFRVKGEDFVVDGEFTIRGVTKPVSLDVEFLGVNPGMGQGPVAGFEAKTVINRRDFGITIDMPLPDGGAVIGDKITLTLEVEVGLRS from the coding sequence ATGTCGACCACGACCACGAACACCCTGACCGCGGGCACCTGGGTCATCGACCCCGCCCACTCCACCCTCGGCTTCTCGGTACGCCACCTGATGGTGAGCAAGGTGCGCGGCCGGTTCACCGACTTCTCCGGCCGGTTGGTCATCGCCGAGGACGGCAGCGCCTCGGCCGAGGCCGAGATCCGGGTCGACTCGGTCACCACCGACAACGAACAGCGTGACGCCCACCTGCGCACCGCGGACTTCTTCCAGGCCGAGCAGTTCCCGGTGGCCACGTTCAAGTCCACCGGATTCCGGGTCAAGGGCGAGGACTTCGTGGTGGACGGCGAATTCACCATCCGCGGCGTCACCAAGCCGGTGTCGCTGGACGTGGAATTCCTCGGTGTGAACCCCGGCATGGGCCAAGGGCCGGTCGCGGGCTTCGAAGCCAAGACCGTGATCAATCGCCGCGACTTCGGCATCACCATCGACATGCCGCTGCCCGACGGCGGCGCCGTGATCGGCGACAAGATCACGCTCACCCTCGAGGTCGAGGTCGGTCTGCGGTCCTGA
- a CDS encoding DUF72 domain-containing protein: MWTHAAWQERHLPPGERLRWYATWCNAVEGNTTFYATPSRRTVESWAAQCDPSFRFVLKLPKPITHERRLSGVEEELRSFLAAMEPLGERIHALWVQLPGSFGPTDLGALAGFLRQAPRAYRLAVEVRHPAFFADEQAVHRLEHVLSRVGAEWVPFDTTVLFDGPPTSAAEQEAASKKPRVQRRMRALTEYPIVRYHGRDDVERTVEGWRPWVGMVAEWLREGRSPTVFVHTPDNAGSLELARRFHDEVRARLPEIDPLPDPAPAEPMTLF; encoded by the coding sequence ATGTGGACGCACGCGGCTTGGCAGGAACGGCACCTTCCGCCGGGTGAGCGACTGCGCTGGTACGCCACCTGGTGCAACGCCGTCGAGGGCAATACGACCTTCTACGCGACGCCGTCGCGGCGAACGGTGGAATCCTGGGCGGCTCAATGCGATCCGTCGTTCCGCTTCGTACTGAAGCTGCCCAAGCCGATCACCCATGAACGCAGGCTGTCCGGCGTCGAGGAGGAGCTGAGGTCTTTCCTCGCCGCGATGGAGCCGCTCGGGGAGCGCATCCACGCGCTGTGGGTGCAGCTGCCCGGCTCGTTCGGCCCGACGGATCTCGGTGCGCTTGCCGGATTCCTGCGTCAGGCGCCGCGCGCCTACCGGCTCGCCGTAGAGGTCCGGCATCCCGCGTTCTTCGCCGACGAGCAGGCGGTACACCGGCTCGAACACGTGTTGTCCCGGGTCGGCGCCGAATGGGTTCCGTTCGACACCACCGTGCTCTTCGACGGTCCGCCCACCAGCGCGGCCGAACAGGAAGCGGCGTCGAAGAAGCCGCGGGTGCAGCGCCGGATGCGCGCACTGACCGAATACCCGATCGTGCGCTACCACGGCCGCGACGACGTCGAGCGGACCGTCGAGGGTTGGCGCCCGTGGGTCGGCATGGTCGCCGAATGGTTGCGCGAAGGCCGGTCGCCCACGGTGTTCGTGCACACGCCGGACAATGCCGGTTCGCTCGAGCTGGCCCGTCGCTTCCACGACGAAGTCCGCGCCCGGCTGCCCGAGATCGACCCGCTGCCCGACCCCGCTCCGGCCGAACCGATGACCCTATTCTGA
- the glpK gene encoding glycerol kinase GlpK yields the protein MKQRYVLAIDQGTTSTRCILFDQRARLVGVAQRPHRQHHPRPGWAEQDALEIWRNVERIVPQALRDSGVAADRIAALGIANQRETTVVWDRRTGTPIGRAIVWQDVRTDELVRELEREPGADRIRERCGLPLAGYFAAPRLRWMLDSVPGLRERAERGEVLFGTMETWLIWNLTGGPDGGLHLTDVTNASRTLLMNLSTLTWDDELLNFFGIPARMLPRIQPSTASYGMTRRVVPGIPIAAALGDQHAALFGQTCFARGETKCTYGTGGFLMMNTGSELVRSEHGLLTTIGYQIGPEPVYALEGPIAVTGSLVQWVRDNIGLVTSAPEIETLARTVEDNGGCYVVPAFSGLYAPHWRGDARGLIAGLTSYVTKGHIARAVLEATAWQTRDVVEAMNADSGLQAATLRVDGGMTSNNLLMQIVADVLDVPVLRPFVAETVSLGAAYAAGLAVGYWPDLEGLRNNWRLAAQWVPRMDAQLRQDEYENWKRAVELTFGWVRPRKRARR from the coding sequence GTGAAGCAGCGTTACGTGCTGGCGATCGATCAGGGCACCACCTCGACCCGGTGCATCCTGTTCGATCAGCGCGCCCGGCTGGTCGGCGTGGCCCAGCGGCCGCACCGGCAGCATCACCCGCGGCCGGGGTGGGCCGAGCAGGACGCGCTGGAGATCTGGCGCAACGTCGAGCGGATCGTGCCGCAGGCGTTGCGGGATTCCGGCGTCGCCGCCGACCGGATCGCCGCGCTCGGCATCGCGAACCAGCGCGAGACCACCGTGGTGTGGGATCGCCGCACCGGCACGCCGATCGGGCGCGCCATCGTATGGCAGGACGTGCGGACCGACGAACTGGTCCGGGAACTGGAGCGCGAGCCGGGCGCCGACCGGATCCGCGAGCGCTGCGGTCTGCCGCTGGCCGGCTACTTCGCGGCGCCGCGGCTGCGCTGGATGCTGGATTCTGTACCCGGTCTGCGCGAGCGCGCCGAGCGGGGCGAGGTGCTGTTCGGCACCATGGAGACCTGGCTGATCTGGAACCTCACCGGAGGTCCCGACGGTGGCCTGCACCTCACCGACGTCACCAATGCCAGCCGCACCCTTCTGATGAACCTCAGCACCCTGACGTGGGACGACGAACTGCTGAATTTCTTCGGTATTCCCGCTCGGATGTTGCCGCGCATCCAGCCTTCGACCGCGTCCTACGGCATGACCCGCCGGGTGGTCCCCGGCATCCCGATCGCCGCCGCCCTGGGTGACCAGCATGCCGCGTTGTTCGGCCAAACCTGCTTCGCGCGCGGCGAAACCAAGTGCACCTACGGCACCGGCGGGTTCTTGATGATGAACACCGGAAGCGAGCTGGTGCGGTCCGAGCACGGCCTGCTCACCACGATCGGCTACCAGATCGGACCGGAGCCGGTCTACGCGCTGGAGGGGCCGATCGCGGTCACCGGTTCGCTCGTGCAATGGGTGCGCGACAACATCGGGCTGGTCACCAGCGCGCCGGAAATCGAAACCCTCGCGCGCACAGTCGAAGACAACGGCGGCTGCTACGTCGTGCCCGCGTTCTCCGGCCTGTACGCGCCGCATTGGCGCGGCGACGCCCGCGGCCTGATCGCCGGACTGACCTCCTATGTCACCAAGGGGCACATCGCCCGAGCCGTGCTGGAGGCAACCGCCTGGCAGACCCGTGACGTGGTGGAGGCGATGAACGCCGACTCCGGCCTCCAGGCCGCGACCCTGCGCGTGGACGGCGGCATGACCTCGAACAACCTGCTCATGCAGATCGTGGCCGATGTCCTGGACGTTCCGGTGCTGCGTCCGTTCGTCGCCGAAACCGTGTCGCTCGGCGCCGCGTACGCCGCGGGCCTGGCCGTCGGCTACTGGCCGGATCTGGAAGGGCTGCGCAACAATTGGCGACTGGCCGCCCAATGGGTTCCGCGAATGGACGCGCAGTTGCGCCAGGACGAGTACGAGAACTGGAAGCGCGCCGTCGAGCTGACCTTCGGCTGGGTTCGGCCGCGGAAGCGTGCGCGGCGGTGA
- a CDS encoding IclR family transcriptional regulator, whose product MPGAIQSIERAAAVLRLLARGSGRLGVADIAGALELPKPTAHGILRTLQGVGFVEQDPATGKYQLGAALLHLGTSYLDANELRSRAINWADALAARTGESVRIGAPMDGAVVVVHHVFRPDNTEQALELGELLPPHATALGKVLLAYDIDLAAAVRRGELAPLTHRTLIDRVALTRALAGVRQAGWAGDTGEFRTGEAGIAAPIRAPGGLVVGAIGITGAVDRLCDAQLRHRPALVGQVLDAARAVSRDLGAGH is encoded by the coding sequence ATGCCGGGTGCGATCCAATCGATCGAGCGGGCGGCGGCCGTCCTACGGCTGCTGGCCCGAGGTTCCGGCCGTCTCGGCGTCGCCGACATCGCGGGTGCGCTCGAGCTGCCGAAACCGACCGCGCACGGCATCCTGCGGACGCTCCAGGGTGTCGGCTTCGTCGAGCAGGACCCGGCGACCGGCAAGTATCAGCTCGGAGCGGCGCTACTGCATCTGGGCACCAGCTACCTCGACGCGAACGAATTGCGCTCCCGCGCGATCAACTGGGCCGACGCGCTGGCGGCTCGCACGGGCGAGTCGGTGCGGATCGGCGCGCCGATGGACGGCGCTGTGGTCGTGGTCCATCACGTATTCCGGCCGGACAACACCGAACAGGCGCTCGAACTCGGCGAGCTCCTGCCGCCGCACGCCACCGCGCTGGGCAAAGTCCTGCTCGCCTACGACATCGACTTGGCCGCGGCGGTCCGCCGCGGCGAACTGGCCCCGCTCACACACCGCACTCTCATCGACCGTGTCGCGCTCACCAGGGCGCTCGCCGGTGTGCGGCAGGCCGGATGGGCGGGCGATACCGGGGAATTCCGGACGGGCGAGGCGGGTATCGCGGCGCCGATCCGGGCGCCCGGTGGCCTGGTGGTCGGCGCCATCGGCATCACCGGTGCGGTGGACCGGCTCTGTGACGCCCAATTGCGGCACCGGCCCGCACTGGTCGGTCAGGTGCTCGACGCCGCTCGCGCGGTATCGCGGGATCTCGGTGCGGGCCACTGA
- a CDS encoding aquaporin family protein translates to MNFGSIFLSEALGTGVLVLLGVGVVANVLLTKSKGLDGGWLLINVGWGFAVLAGVYVAYKTGGHLNPAVTIGILFSGAEEFAPGIAISGSATLAYLSGQFSGAFVGATIAYVAYKRHFDAETDAEKKLAVFATGPAIRALRWNFATEVIGTFTLVLVILTFGHTPSGLGPAAAALLVVGIGASLGGPTGYAVNPARDLGPRLAHALLPVRKPAPADAVLVPVGAGDSGPVASPEADATTHGKDSDWGYAWVPVLGPLVGGALAGLAAQFLF, encoded by the coding sequence ATGAACTTCGGCTCGATCTTTCTCAGCGAAGCGCTCGGCACAGGAGTGCTGGTGCTGCTCGGGGTCGGCGTGGTCGCGAACGTATTGCTGACCAAGTCCAAAGGACTGGACGGCGGCTGGCTGCTGATCAACGTGGGATGGGGGTTCGCCGTCCTGGCCGGCGTCTACGTCGCCTACAAGACCGGCGGCCACCTCAATCCCGCGGTCACCATCGGCATCCTGTTCAGCGGCGCGGAGGAGTTCGCCCCCGGCATCGCGATCTCCGGCTCCGCGACGCTCGCCTATCTGAGCGGCCAATTCTCCGGCGCGTTCGTCGGCGCGACGATCGCCTACGTCGCCTACAAACGCCACTTCGACGCGGAGACCGACGCGGAGAAGAAGCTCGCCGTTTTCGCCACCGGTCCCGCGATCCGCGCCCTACGCTGGAATTTCGCCACCGAAGTGATCGGCACGTTCACGCTCGTCCTGGTCATCCTGACTTTCGGCCACACGCCGAGCGGGCTCGGCCCGGCCGCCGCGGCACTGTTGGTCGTCGGCATCGGCGCTTCGCTGGGCGGCCCGACCGGGTACGCCGTCAACCCCGCGCGCGACCTGGGTCCGCGCTTGGCACACGCGCTGCTGCCGGTGCGCAAGCCCGCCCCCGCGGATGCGGTCCTGGTGCCGGTGGGCGCGGGCGACTCCGGACCGGTCGCATCTCCCGAGGCCGACGCGACGACACACGGCAAGGACTCCGACTGGGGATACGCCTGGGTGCCGGTGCTCGGGCCGCTGGTGGGCGGTGCGCTCGCCGGTCTGGCCGCCCAATTCCTGTTCTGA
- the glpK gene encoding glycerol kinase GlpK, with amino-acid sequence MSKFVGAIDQGTTSTRFMVFDHSGNEIARHQLEHEQILPRPGWVEHNPTEIWERTRAVIQSTLTKADLDASDLAAVGVTNQRETTVVWNRRTGRPYCNAIVWQDTRTDRIAAELERAGHGDTIRRKAGLPPATYFSGGKLRWILDNVPGVAADAERGDALFGTTDTWLLWQLTGGVDGGVHVTDPTNASRTMLMNLETLDWDEELLSLFGVPRAMLPRIAPSANSDLFGTTRPDGPFGGAVPLSGVLGDQQAATVGQVCFRPGEAKNTYGTGNFLLLNTGTEIVRSQHGLLTTVAYQFGAEKPVYALEGSIAVTGSAVQWLRDQLGIISGAAQSESLARQAEDNGGVYFVPAFSGLFAPYWRSDARGAIVGLSRYSTNAHLARATLESICYQTRDVVEAMQADSGVRLDVLRVDGGVTANELCMQLQADFLGVPVSRPVVAETTALGAAYAAGLAVGFWNDTDELEQNWNEAKRWSPTWSEQQRERGYARWKKAVARTLDWIDVDE; translated from the coding sequence ATGAGCAAGTTCGTCGGCGCAATCGACCAGGGCACCACGAGCACCCGTTTCATGGTGTTCGACCACAGTGGCAACGAGATCGCCCGCCATCAGCTCGAACACGAGCAGATTCTGCCGCGCCCCGGCTGGGTCGAGCACAATCCGACCGAGATCTGGGAGCGCACCCGTGCTGTCATCCAGAGCACGCTGACCAAAGCCGATCTCGACGCGAGCGATCTGGCCGCAGTCGGCGTCACCAATCAGCGCGAGACCACGGTTGTGTGGAACCGCAGGACCGGGCGGCCGTACTGCAACGCGATCGTCTGGCAGGACACCCGCACCGATCGCATCGCCGCCGAGCTGGAGCGGGCCGGGCACGGTGACACCATCCGGCGCAAGGCGGGCCTGCCGCCGGCCACCTATTTCTCCGGCGGCAAGCTGCGCTGGATTCTGGACAACGTCCCCGGGGTGGCCGCGGACGCCGAACGCGGTGACGCGCTCTTCGGCACCACCGACACCTGGCTGCTGTGGCAGTTGACCGGCGGAGTCGACGGCGGCGTGCACGTCACCGATCCGACCAACGCCAGCCGCACCATGCTGATGAACCTGGAGACGCTGGACTGGGACGAGGAGCTGCTGTCGCTGTTCGGGGTGCCGCGCGCGATGCTACCGCGGATCGCGCCGTCGGCGAACTCGGATCTGTTCGGCACCACGCGCCCCGACGGCCCGTTCGGCGGCGCGGTCCCGCTGTCCGGCGTGCTCGGCGACCAGCAGGCCGCCACCGTGGGGCAGGTCTGCTTCCGGCCCGGCGAGGCGAAGAACACCTACGGCACCGGAAACTTCCTGCTGCTCAACACCGGAACCGAGATCGTTCGGTCGCAGCACGGGCTGCTGACCACGGTCGCCTACCAGTTCGGTGCGGAGAAGCCGGTGTACGCGCTGGAAGGTTCGATCGCGGTGACCGGCTCGGCGGTGCAGTGGCTGCGTGACCAGCTGGGCATCATCTCCGGCGCGGCACAGAGTGAATCGCTGGCCCGGCAGGCCGAGGACAACGGCGGGGTGTACTTCGTCCCGGCGTTCTCCGGGTTGTTCGCGCCGTACTGGCGTTCGGACGCGCGCGGCGCGATCGTCGGCCTGTCCCGCTACAGCACCAACGCCCATCTGGCGCGGGCGACGCTGGAATCGATCTGCTATCAGACCCGCGACGTGGTCGAGGCGATGCAGGCCGACTCCGGCGTGCGACTGGATGTGCTGCGGGTGGACGGCGGCGTCACCGCCAACGAGCTGTGCATGCAGTTGCAGGCCGACTTCCTCGGCGTGCCGGTGTCGCGTCCGGTGGTCGCGGAGACCACCGCGCTCGGCGCGGCCTACGCGGCGGGCCTGGCGGTCGGCTTCTGGAACGACACCGACGAACTGGAACAGAACTGGAACGAAGCCAAACGCTGGAGCCCGACCTGGTCGGAGCA